In Odontesthes bonariensis isolate fOdoBon6 chromosome 6, fOdoBon6.hap1, whole genome shotgun sequence, one genomic interval encodes:
- the tti2 gene encoding TELO2-interacting protein 2 gives MKEDEEESAALRMELSSLLCDLHLSSPLSEKPRPPLPPITELLSRLQEKLIGAADKPSEIGSLIGQVERLVQAAESDWLFSSGSGGWAELRAAYVSLIGALIGCAALPLCEDECSSPTAAAYQDVPSRAAAVSSALTVLLRKWEGEGAAGLLHAVAPPICVFAVTHFQDQVWTSSSSRAAARRLQEALLTAGRWTNSAHLLMGDEEKNGILGGVLDVLQPQLTKDSWQRCEAVKLVFAWTLLQVTRPSLSPHLLRLLPPALVLSDHYRPENCMLGVRCLHHIVLNAPAADLRQFNRAEVIYQALFKHLHTTEAAVIQLVLNCLLDLLPVLEKPPSSLGPSSSRRKPCRHDDVLRLVLTQMEAEHKVALRRVYASALPPFIDRMGVAVCRHLQRVERVLLGYLEVRDPPEETTRLKILEVLQKTSRAAWPRMEHRVDALLRRLLQLLVGVSSDSQLSDSVRRRLMDQSAACLRLMDACSHGRVRLLLQQVDGSCCSPEVIGCLATVTAMTER, from the exons ATGAAGGAGGACGAAGAAGAAAGCGCTGCTCTGAG gaTGGAGCTGTCGTCTCTTCTTTGTGACCTTCATCTCTCCTCCCCGCTCTCAGagaagccccgcccccctctCCCTCCAATCACAGAGCTCCTTTCTCGGCTGCAGGAGAAGCTGATCGGTGCGGCCGATAAACCCTCTGAGATCGGCTCCCTGATTGGTCAAGTGGAGCGGCTCGTCCAGGCCGCGGAATCTGATTGGTTGTTCTCTTCGGGCTCAGGCGGATGGGCGGAGCTTCGAGCAGCGTATGTGTCCCTGATCggcgctctgattggctgcgCAGCTCTGCCGCTGTGCGAGGACGAGTGCAGCTCTCCGACCGCGGCGGCCTATCAGGACGTCCCGAGCCGAGCCGCGGCAGTAAGCTCCGCCCTCACGGTGCTGTTGAGAAAGTGGGAGGGAGAAGGTGCGGCCGGGCTGCTGCACGCTGTGGCTCCGCCCATCTGTGTGTTCGCCGTCACACATTTCCAG GATCAGGTTTGgacctcctcctcttccagaGCGGCCGCACGCCGCCTGCAGGAGGCGCTGCTGACGGCGGGACGCTGGACAAACTCCGCCCACCTCTTGATGGGCGACGAGGAGAAAAATGGAATTCTGGGAGGAGTCCTGGACGTCCTGCAGCCTCAGCTGACCAA GGACTCGTGGCAGCGTTGTGAGGCAGTGAAGCTGGTGTTCGCGTGGACTCTCCTGCAG GTGACCCGCCCCTCCCTGTCCCCCCACCTGCTCCGCCTCCTGCCCCCCGCTCTCGTCCTCAGCGACCACTACAGGCCAGAGAACTGCATGCTGGGAGTCCGCTGTCTGCACCACATTGTGCTCAACGCG CCTGCTGCAGATCTCCGTCAGTTCAACAGAGCTGAAGTTATCTATCAGGCTTTGTTCAAACACCTGCACACGACCGAGGCCGCCGTCATCCAG CTCGTCCTGAACTGTCTGCTCGACCTGCTGCCGGTTCTGGAGAAGCCCCCCTCCTCGCTCGGCCCCTCCTCCTCCCGCAGGAAGCCCTGTCGCCACGACGACGTGCTGCGTCTGGTCCTGACCCAGATGGAGGCGGAGCACAAGGTGGCGCTGCGACGCGTCTACGCCTCGGCCCTGCCGCCGTTCATCGACAG GATGGGCGTGGCGGTGTGCAGACACCTGCAGCGGGTGGAGCGCGTGCTGCTGGGATACCTGGAGGTCAGAGATCCGCCCGAGGAGACAACCCGCCTGAAGATCCTGGAGGTTCTGCAGAAGACGAGCAGAGCGGCATGGCCCAG GATGGAGCATCGAGTGGACGCGCTGCTGCGCcgcctgctgcagctgctggtcGGCGTCTCCTCGGATTCGCAGCTCAGCGACTCGGTGCGACGGCGGCTGATGGATCAGAGCGCCGCCTGCCTCCGGCTGATGGACGCCTGCTCGCACGGGCGCGTGCGG CTTCTCCTCCAGCAGGTCGAcggcagctgctgcagcccgGAGGTCATCGGCTGCTTAGCAACGGTGACGGCGATGACGGAGAGGTGA